GGCGCAGTTCGGCTCGCAGTTCAACGTGTTCCAGAAAGGGCTGATCACAGCGATTCCCTATCTGCCTGCCGCGATCGTGCTGTTCCTCTGGAGCCGCAACGCGACGAAACACGGCGTGCGCGCATGGCACATCGGCATTCCGGCGCTGGTTGGCGCACTCAGCATTCCGCTCGCCCTTTTCATGAAGTCGCCGACGACGGCTATCGCCGTCATCACGATCACGGCCTGCGCGATCTTCTCGGCGCTGCCGAACTTCTGGGCACTGCCCGCGCGCTTCCTGTCGGGTGCGGCCGCCGCCGCAGGCATCGCGCTGATCAACACGGTCGGCAATCTGGCGGGCTTCGTCGCGCCGTACGTGACGGGCGCGCTGAAGGACGCGACGGGCTCGTATCACGCGCCGATGTTCGTGGTCGGCGCCTTCATGCTGATGAGCGCCGTGCTGGCCTTCGCGTTCTGCGGCGAGCGCCGCCCGCGCCCGCAGGACGAACACGCAGCCGTCGCGCTGGACCCGCGCGCGGGCTGATCAACCGAAATTCATGAACATGACGCACCCCTGCAAGGAGAGAGCACGATGAAAGAGAAAATTGCACTGTTCGGCGCTGGCGGAAAGATGGGCTTCCGTCTTTCGAGCAACCTGCTGAAGTCGGACTATCGTGTCGCGCACATCGAAGTGAGCGAAGCGGGCCGCAAGCGCCTGAAGGATGAACTGAACGTGGATTGCGTATCCGTCGATGCCGCGCTCGACGGCGCGCAGGTCGTGATCCTCGCCGTGCCCGATACGCTGATCGGCAAGATCAGCCACGAGATCGCACCGAAGCTGCCGGCGGGCACGATGGTGATGACGCTCGATGCCGCCGCGCCGTTCGCCGGCCATCTGCCCGACAGGCCCGATCTGACTTACTTCGTCGCGCATCCGTGTCATCCCATCATCTTCAACAACGATGACGACCCGAAAGCGCGCCGCGATTTCTTCGGCGGCGCGTATGCGAAGCAGTCGATCACGAGCGCGCTGATGCAAGGCCCCGAGTCCGCGTTCGATCTCGGCGAGGATGTCGCGAAGACGATCTATCAGCCGATCCTGCGTTCATACCGTTTGACCGTCGACCAGATGGCGCTGCTGGAACCGGGCTTGTCCGAGACGATCTGCGCGACGCTGCTTTACGTGATGCGAGAAGCGATGGACGAAACCGTGAAACGCGGCGTGCCCGAACAGGCCGCGCGCGATTTCCTGCTTGGCCACATGAACATTCTGAGCGCGGTGATTTTCAACGAAATCCCCGGCGCATTCTCCGATGCGTGCAACAAGGCAATCGAGTTCGGCAAGCCGCGCCTGATGCGCGACGACTGGAAGGGCGTGTTCGATCATGCGGAGATTGCGGACAGCATCCGCCGTATCACGTGATGCGTGCTGAGCGCTGTTTTCTTTTGACTTCCAACAGGACTGCATCGTGAGCGAACGCATTCACGCTACTTACTGGCTCGAAACGGGCGACGATCCGGGCCGGGCCGCCGATGTCATCGCCGGCGAACAGTCGAGCGGCACCTTCGTCGCGCTGCCCGGCGAGACGCCCGAACTGAAGGCGCGTTCCGGCGCGCGCGTCGAGCGCCTGGACATACTCGAAACCGTCGATAAACCGAGCCTGCCGGGCGGCATGAAATCGGGGGTGTACACGCGCTGCACGCTCGAACTGTCGTGGCCAATCGAGAACTTCGGGCCGTCGCTGCCGAACCTGATGTCGACCATCGCGGGCAATCTGTTCGAACTGCGCCAGGTGTCGGGCTTGCGGCTCACGGGCCTGAAGCTGCCGGCTTCGTTCGCGGCGGCGTATCCTGGCCCGGCGTTCGGTATCGACGGCACGCGCAAGCTGAGCGGCGTCACGCATGGTCCGCTGATCGGCACGATCATCAAGCCGAGCGTCGGGCTGTCGCCGGAGGAGACCGCGCAGCAGGTGCGCGAGCTGGTGGATGGCGGCATCGACTTCATCAAGGATGACGAACTGCAAGGCGACGGCTCGCATTGCCCGTTCGACGAGCGCGTGAAGGCGGTGATGCGCGTGGTCAACGAACACGCCGATCGCACCGGCAAGAAGGCGATGGTCGCCTTCAACGTGACAGGCGATCTCGACCAGATGCTCCGGCGGCATGACCTCGTGCTGGCGCAAGGCGGAACCTGCGTGATGGCGGTGCTCAATTCGATTGGACTGGTCGGCCTGCACGAATTGCGCAAGCACGCGCAAGTGCCGATTCATGCGCATCGCGCAGGCTGGGGTTATCTGTCACGCAGTCCTGAACTCGGCTGGGATTACGCGCCGTGGCAGATGATCTGGCGGCTCGCGGGAGCGGATCATCTGCACGTGAACGGCTTGCGCAACAAGTTCAGCGAGCCCGATGAAAGCGTCATCGCGGCGGCGCGCGCGGTGCTCGCGCCCGTCATGCCCGACGCGCCGATGACGGCGATGCCCGTCTTCAGTTCGGGGCAGACGGGCTTGCAGGCCGCCGATACGTACGCCGCGCTCGGCCGCGCCGATCTGATCCACACGGCGGGCGGCGGCATCTTTGGCCATCCGCAGGGCGTCGCGGCGGGTGTCGAAGCGCTGCGCGAAGCATGGGTTGCGGCGATCGAGGGCGTGCCGCTGGAGAAGCACGCGGAGCGCAATCCGGCGCTGCGCGCGGCGCTTGGTTTCTGGAAGTGAGCACGCGTATGTCCGATTCCGCGCAAACGGCATTTCCGGCGGGGCCGCTGCTCGCCTATTACGGCGACGACTTCACCGGCTCGACGGATGCGATGGAGGCGATGACGGCAGCGGGCGTGCCGACGGTGCTGTGTCTCGACACGCCGACGCCCGACCTGCTTGCGCGCTTTCCCGAGATTCGTTGCGTCGGATTGGCGGGTTCGTCGCGCGGGCGTGACCCTGCATGGATGCGCGACGAGTTGCCAGCCGCGTTCGCGAGTCTCGCGGCGTTCGGCGCGCCTATCCTGCAATACAAGGTGTGCTCGACGTTCGACTCGTCGCCGGAAGTCGGTTCGATCGGCGCGGCCATCGACATCGGCGTGAACGTGATGCGCGCGCGCTGGTCGCCGATGGTAATTGGCGCGCCGCGCCTGAAGCGTTATCAGATGTTCGGCAATCTGTTTGCCGCCGTGAACGGTACGGGCTATCGGCTCGACCGTCATCCGACGATGTCGCGTCATCCCGTGACGCCAATGGACGAAGCGGATCTGCGCGTGCATCTCGGGCGGCAGACGTCGCGTCGCATCGAGCTGATCGACATACTGCAATTGCGCGACGGCTCGGGCACGGCGCGCGTCGATGCGCTCAGTGCGGACGACAAACCCGTCGTGTTGATCGACGTGCTCGATGAAGAGACGCTCATCGAAGCGGGGCGCCTCGTGTGGGAGCGGCGCGGCGAGGGCGTGTTCAGCGCGTCATCGTCTGGGCTGCAATACGCGCTGGCCGCATATTGGCGCTCGCGCGGCTGGTTGCCCGCGACGCCTTCGCTGCCCGTCGCCCGGCCCGTCGAAACGATCGCCGCCGTGAGCGGTAGCTGTTCGCCCGTCACGGCGTCGCAAATCGCCTGGGCGCGGGCGCACGGGTTTCATGTCGAACGGCTCGATCTGCGCCGCGCGCTCGATTCGCAATCGGGCGGCGCGGAGATCGAGCGCGCGGTTGGCGCCGCTGCCGATGCGCTTCGCCGCGGCGTGAGCAGCATCGTGCATAGCGCGGAAGGCCCCGACGATCCCGACGTGATCGGCTTCGACGCGATTGCGCGCGATGCGGGCCTGACGCGTCAGCAGGCCGCGCGCAACGTCGGCGGCGCGCTGGCCGAAGTGATGCGACGCTTGCTGGAGCGCGTGCCGCTGTCGCGTGTGGTCGTCGCGGGCGGCGACAGTTCAGGCGAAGTCGCGAGTACGCTGGGCATCGATGCGCTGAGTGTTGCAGCGGGTCTCGCACCGGGCGCGCCGTTGTGCCGCGCGTGGTCGAAGTCGGCGCAGCGCGATGGGCTGGAGATCGTGCTGAAGGGCGGGCAGATCGGCGGCGCGTCGTTCTTCGGATTGGTCAAAGAGGGCCGCGACGTGGAGTGAACGCTGCGCGGCTAACGGATACAGCGAGCGGTTCCTCGCAAGAATCGATCGGTGTATGGTATTGTCATTACACCAGAAGCTTGTCGCTGAAATGTAATGGGCGAGATCATCCCGCGTCGGAAGCTGTACCAGGAAGTGGTGGACCGTCTGATGGAGCGTATCCGCTCGGGCGAAATCGCGCCCGGCGCGCAGCTGCCATCAGAGCGGGAACTGATGGAAATCTATGGCGTCGGGCGGCCTGCCGTGCGCGAGGCGCTGCAGACGCTCGAACGCTCGGGCATCGTCGAGATCGTACACGGCGAGCGCGCGCGTGTCGTCGTGCCGACGGCCGACCGGCTGATCGGCCAGATCGCAAGCGGCGCGATGCACTTGCTGCGCACTGACCCGGAGATGCTCGAGCATCTCAAGCACGCGCGCCTCTTTCTCGAAACGGGCACGGCGCGCATGGCCGCCGAGCGCGCGACGGAAGAGGACGTGGCGCGACTGCAATTGAGCGTCGCGCAACATCGGGCTTCGATGGTCAATCTCGAAGAGTTCATTGAGCGCGACATGGCGTTTCACCGCGAGATCGCGAGGATCAGCGGCAATCCGATTTTCCCGTCGATCGTCGAGTCGCTGTTCCGCTGGGCGGGCGAATACTATCGGCCGCTCGTGCGTGCGCCGGGCGCGGAAGAGCTGACCTTGGCGGAGCATCAACGCATCGTCGACGCCATTGCGACGCATGACGGCGATGCGGCTGCCGAAGCCATGCATGCGCACCTGTCACGTGCTAACCATCTGTACCGCAAATTGAGCAAATAACGCCGGTACGGCACACACCTGTCTTTCATCACTCCGGCTGCATCATCGAAGGATCGAGCGGCGCCATTCTGCGCAGCGCGAGACGAAAGTCCCGCGCGACTGCCGACAGCACCGCATCACGTCGCCGGATCAAACCGATTGTGCGCGCAACCGTCGGCTCCACGAGCGGACGTATGGCGATTCGCGATTGCGCGTCGCGCGGCGCCGCGCAGCGCGGAATGATTGAGATACCGAGACCCGCTTCGACGAGTCCGAGCGACGTCGTCAGATGTTCAATTTCGATCAACCGGTCCGGGCGCCAGTCGATGTCGCGCAACGCGGCATCGAGCATGCGCCGGTTGCCGCTCGTCGTGCCCGAGACGATCAGCGGCCACGGGCGCAGTTCGCGCCACGCAACATGCTCGCTTTTTGCGAGCGGATGATCGGCGGGGCAGGCGAGCACGTACGGGTCCACCAACAGTTCGTCGATGACGAGCTCCGGCGTCTCGTTGACGAGAAACGCGATGCCGAACTCCGCGTCGCCGTCGGCGACACGCCGCGCGACCGTCGCAAGATCGGTTTCGAGCAGCCGCAGCCGCACCTCGGGCCGTCGCCGGTGATAGCTGCCGACGATCTTCGGCAACAGAAACTTCGCAACGGTGGGAATGCACGCGATGGTCAACTGACCTGTGCGGATACGCGTCGCTTGCGTGACGAGTTGCAGCGACGCATCGAGTTCGCGCAGCACGCTTTGCGCGCGCGGCAGCAGCAATTCGCCCGATGACGTGAGCGCGACCGTGCGCGTCGTGCGCTCGAACAGCATCAGGTCGAGCGCTTCTTCGAGCCGCTTGATGCGGCGTGTCAACGCGGACGCGGACAGGCTGAGTTCGATGGCGGCATCGTTGAACGACGCGTGCGATGCAACGGCAACAAAAGCGCGAAGCGCGTCGAGATCGACGCCGGGAAAGCGGTTCATGAGCCCTCATGGTCAGGCGATTCGCGGACTGCCAATTCTTGCGTGTGAAGCAATAATAATCACGCCACGTGCAATTCACAAACGCCCGTCGCGTGCGGATACTGGTCATCGAATTTCCACTCCGCGCCAGTGCGCCCGACACGCGATGAACCAGCGCCACGACATCGGCACAAACCCCTATACCGGCGGCGTAGCGGCATTCGTCGCGCAATTGCGTTACGACGCGATTCCTCACGACGTGATCGCGCGCATCAAGTTGTTGCTGCTCGACTCCATCGGCTGCGCGTTGTTCGGCTCGGCGCTCGAATGGAGCCGCATCCTCGCGGACACGCTCGCGCGCGTCGACACGACACCGGGATGC
The Paraburkholderia terrae genome window above contains:
- a CDS encoding transcriptional regulator NanR encodes the protein MGEIIPRRKLYQEVVDRLMERIRSGEIAPGAQLPSERELMEIYGVGRPAVREALQTLERSGIVEIVHGERARVVVPTADRLIGQIASGAMHLLRTDPEMLEHLKHARLFLETGTARMAAERATEEDVARLQLSVAQHRASMVNLEEFIERDMAFHREIARISGNPIFPSIVESLFRWAGEYYRPLVRAPGAEELTLAEHQRIVDAIATHDGDAAAEAMHAHLSRANHLYRKLSK
- a CDS encoding LysR family transcriptional regulator, with product MNRFPGVDLDALRAFVAVASHASFNDAAIELSLSASALTRRIKRLEEALDLMLFERTTRTVALTSSGELLLPRAQSVLRELDASLQLVTQATRIRTGQLTIACIPTVAKFLLPKIVGSYHRRRPEVRLRLLETDLATVARRVADGDAEFGIAFLVNETPELVIDELLVDPYVLACPADHPLAKSEHVAWRELRPWPLIVSGTTSGNRRMLDAALRDIDWRPDRLIEIEHLTTSLGLVEAGLGISIIPRCAAPRDAQSRIAIRPLVEPTVARTIGLIRRRDAVLSAVARDFRLALRRMAPLDPSMMQPE
- a CDS encoding phosphogluconate dehydrogenase C-terminal domain-containing protein, whose translation is MKEKIALFGAGGKMGFRLSSNLLKSDYRVAHIEVSEAGRKRLKDELNVDCVSVDAALDGAQVVILAVPDTLIGKISHEIAPKLPAGTMVMTLDAAAPFAGHLPDRPDLTYFVAHPCHPIIFNNDDDPKARRDFFGGAYAKQSITSALMQGPESAFDLGEDVAKTIYQPILRSYRLTVDQMALLEPGLSETICATLLYVMREAMDETVKRGVPEQAARDFLLGHMNILSAVIFNEIPGAFSDACNKAIEFGKPRLMRDDWKGVFDHAEIADSIRRIT
- the oiaK gene encoding 3-oxo-isoapionate kinase OiaK; this translates as MSDSAQTAFPAGPLLAYYGDDFTGSTDAMEAMTAAGVPTVLCLDTPTPDLLARFPEIRCVGLAGSSRGRDPAWMRDELPAAFASLAAFGAPILQYKVCSTFDSSPEVGSIGAAIDIGVNVMRARWSPMVIGAPRLKRYQMFGNLFAAVNGTGYRLDRHPTMSRHPVTPMDEADLRVHLGRQTSRRIELIDILQLRDGSGTARVDALSADDKPVVLIDVLDEETLIEAGRLVWERRGEGVFSASSSGLQYALAAYWRSRGWLPATPSLPVARPVETIAAVSGSCSPVTASQIAWARAHGFHVERLDLRRALDSQSGGAEIERAVGAAADALRRGVSSIVHSAEGPDDPDVIGFDAIARDAGLTRQQAARNVGGALAEVMRRLLERVPLSRVVVAGGDSSGEVASTLGIDALSVAAGLAPGAPLCRAWSKSAQRDGLEIVLKGGQIGGASFFGLVKEGRDVE
- a CDS encoding ribulose-bisphosphate carboxylase large subunit family protein, which translates into the protein MSERIHATYWLETGDDPGRAADVIAGEQSSGTFVALPGETPELKARSGARVERLDILETVDKPSLPGGMKSGVYTRCTLELSWPIENFGPSLPNLMSTIAGNLFELRQVSGLRLTGLKLPASFAAAYPGPAFGIDGTRKLSGVTHGPLIGTIIKPSVGLSPEETAQQVRELVDGGIDFIKDDELQGDGSHCPFDERVKAVMRVVNEHADRTGKKAMVAFNVTGDLDQMLRRHDLVLAQGGTCVMAVLNSIGLVGLHELRKHAQVPIHAHRAGWGYLSRSPELGWDYAPWQMIWRLAGADHLHVNGLRNKFSEPDESVIAAARAVLAPVMPDAPMTAMPVFSSGQTGLQAADTYAALGRADLIHTAGGGIFGHPQGVAAGVEALREAWVAAIEGVPLEKHAERNPALRAALGFWK